A segment of the Vagococcus hydrophili genome:
AGTAGTTACAGGTGGAAATGCCAATGAAGTTATTGTCTTACCTCCAATGGAAAAATTAATCGGTCAATTAGATTATGTGGATGTGATTGCGGGTGGGTTTGATGGTAGCTTACGTGAAGACGGAAGTATCGAAGTAGAGCTACAAGCCATCACAGGAGCAACGAATGAAATCGGATTTAACTTAACCTCAGCTAAAGGTTATTAAAAAAAAGAAAATAAGGAGGCAATCTTATGTCTTTAGATAATAAAAAGATTGTTGTCATTGGTGACCGAGACGGTATACCAGGCTTAGCAATCGAAACGTGTTTAGAAGGCACATCAACTGAAGTAATCTTTTCTTCAACTGAGTGTTTTGTCTGAACGGCAGCAGGTGCAATGGACTTAGAAAATCAACGTCGTGTCAAAGAAGCGGCTGAAAAATACGGAGCAGAAAATGTCGCCGTATTAATCGGTGCAGCAGAAGGTGAAGCAGCAGGACTTGCTGCAGAAACTGTGACAAACGGAGATCCAACATATGCCGGTCCATTAACCAATGAACAGCTAGGTTTAGCTGTCTACCATGTAGTCGAACCAGAATTCAAAGCATTCGTCGATGAAGCAGTTTACGAAGACCAAATCGGAATGATGGAAATGGTCTTAGACGTAGACGATATCATTGAAGAGGTGTCGAGCATTAGGAAAGAATATTCGAAGTACTAATTAAAGTAGTAAAAAAAGCGTTTAGCTCCAAGCAACTGGAGCGAATTATAAACAATCCACGATTTTCGGATTGATTATAATTTGTGAAGTTGTCGTAGGAGTTGCCTTTTGAACTCGGATTAAAAAAGTAGTGAAAAAATCGTTTTGCTCTGAGTAACTGGAGAAAAACTAGCAGTAGTAAGTTCTTAAAGGAGGAAAAAAATGGCTAAATATAGAGTAGTTCATTATATCAATCAATTCTATGCTGGAATTGGTGGAGAAGAAAAAGCAGATATTAAACCAAGCACAAAAGCTGAAATCGTTGGACCTGGAATTGCTTTTAAAGGTGCTTTAGGTGAAGACGTAGAAATCGTAGGAACAGTTATTTGTGGGGATAGTTATTTTAATGAAAATTTAGACTCAGCTTTAAAAGAAGTCATGGAAATGATCGCTTCATACAAACCGGATTTAGTAATTGCTGGACCTGGATTTAATGCGGGGCGTTACGGAATGGCTTGCGGGGCAGTTACTAAAGCAGTTATGGAAGAAATGAACATTCCAGCTGTAACAGGTCTTTATGAGGAAAATCCTGGAACTGATATGTACAAAAAAGATGCGTACATCGTTCAAGTAGGAAACAGTGCAGCAACTATGCGTAAAGCTGTTCCTGTTATTGCTAAATTAGCTCTTAAATTATTAAACAAAGAGATCGTTACTCCAGAAGTAGACGGCTACTTTGTTCGTGGACGTAAAAATTATGAAATGGCTGATCGTGGTTCAAAACGTGCTGTTAATATGCTCGTTAGTAAATTAAAAGGCGAAGATTTTGTGACAGAATACCCAATGCCAGAATTTGACAATGTGGAACCGGGGCAACCAGTGAAAGACATGAAACATGCCAAGATTGCTTTAGTAACATCTGGTGGTATTGTGCCTAAAGGAAATCCAGACCATATTGAATCAAGTAGTGCATCTAAATTTGGTAAATATGATATTTCAGGAGTCACGGACTTAACAGAAGCAACTTACGAAACAGCTCATGGTGGTTATGACCCAGTTTATGCCAATCAAAATGCGGATCGTGTCTTACCAGTGGACGTTTTACGTGAATTAGAAGAAACGGGAGAAATTGGCGAAATTTATCCTTATTTCTATACAACAGTTGGTAATGGAACATCTGTTGCGAATGCTAAAAAATACGCAGCTGAAATTGCCAAAGATTTGGTGAGAGATGGTGTAGATGCCGTTATATTAACATCCACCTGAGGTACCTGTACTCGTTGCGGTGCAACGATGGTTAAAGAGATTGAAAAAACTGGTATTCCAGTGGTTCATATTTGTACAGTCGTGCCAATTTCACTAACAGTTGGGGCAAATAGAATTGTTCCAGCAATTGCGATTCCTCACCCACTTGGTAACCCAAGCTTGGATGAAAAAGAAGAGAAAAAACTTCGTATGAAATTGGTTAAAAAAGCGCTAAGTGCGTTAGAAACACCAGTTGAAGATCAAACTGTTTTTGAATAAAAACAGTTTGTAAGTTGAAGGAGTGACTATTTTGGAAGAAATTTATGACGTAGTAATTATTGGTGGCGGGCCTTCTGGTTTAACAGCAGCGCTTTACAATGCGCGTGCCAGATTAAAAGTTCTGGTTTTAGAAAAAACCAAACTAGGTGGCCAAATTGCCTTAACTCATGAAATTGCTAACTTTCCAGGTTCTGTGGTGGGCCCTGATGAAAAAGAGCCTTCTGGTCCACAGTTGATTAAGAGAATGGCAGATCAAGCGACAACATATGGTGCTGAAATCTTAGTTGGAAAAGAAGTGACTTCCCTTGATTTAGAAGGGAAAGTGAAACGTGTTGTTTGTGCGGATGGAACAGCTTATGACACAAGAACGGTCATTTGTTCAAACGGAGCTACACCGAGACCAATTGGTTGTTCTGGTGAGAAAGAGCTTCAAGGTAAAGGCGTGTCATATTGTGCAACTTGTGATGGTGCTTTCTTTGAAGATTTAGAAGTTTATGTTGTAGGTGGTGGGAATTCGGCAGTAGAAGAAGCCGAATTCATCACAAGTTTTGCTAGAAAAGTAACGATTCTGCAAAATTTAAGCCATTTAACAGCGGATGAAATTGCGATTGAACAAGCGAAGAAAAATCCTAAAATCGAGTATAAATTTAACACGGTAATCGAAGAAATTCGAGGTGATGGTTTAGTGGAAGCGATGGTGATTAAGAACAATGAAACAGGTGAATTAACCACTATTGAAGCAGATGAAGATGATGGCACTTTTGGTATCTTTGTTTTTATCGGCTATATTCCTAAAACAGATCTTTATAAAGGGATTCTTGAATTAGATCCGTGGGGTTATATTAAAACCAAAGAAGATATGGCAACTTCCTTACCTGGTGTGTTTGCAGCAGGTGACATTAGACCTAAAACTTTGCGTCAAGTAATTACAGCAGCAGGAGATGGAGCGATTGCTGCTCACTCTGCTCAAAAATACGTTGAGGCAATGAATTAAGGAAAAGGAGACGAGTAAATGATTGAATTAACGGTAGATAATTTTGAAGAAGAAGTACTAAAAAAAGATAAACCAGTTCTTGTGGATTGGTGGGGTGAAACCTGTGAAAACTGTTTGGCTATTATGCCAGCAGTGGAAGAATTAGCTGCAACTTACGCTGATAATTTGTATTTCACTAAATTTAATACGTCTCAAAAGAAAGTTCGTCGTTTTTGTATTCAACATAAAATAATGGGATTACCTGTTATTTCCATTTATCAAAATGGTGAAAAAATTGCTGAAGTCGCAAAAGATGACTGTACGAAAGAAAATATCGAAGCGATGATTAAGAAATATATTTAAAAGGGAGGAAGACAGATGTCTTTAGATAATAAAAAGATTGTTGTCATTGGTGACCGAGACGGTATACCAGGCTTAGCAATCGAAACGTGTTTAGAAGGCACATCAACTGAAGTAATATTTTCTTCAACTGAGTGTTTTGTCTGAACGGCAGCAGGTGCAATGGACTTAGAAAATCAACGTCGTGTCAAAGAAGCGGCTGAAAAATACGGAGCAGAAAATGTCGCCGTATTAATCGGAGCAGCAGAAGGTGAAGCAGCAGGACTTGCTGCAGAAACTGTGACAAACGGAGATCCAACATATGCCGGTCCATTAACCAATGAACAGCTAGGTTTAGCTGTCTACCATGTAGTCGAACCAGAATTCAAAGCATTCGTCGATGAAGCAGTTTACGAAGACCAAATCGGAATGATGGAAATGGTCTTAGACGTAGACGATATCATTGAAGAGGTGTCGAGCATTAGGAAAGAATATTCGAAGTACTAATTAAAGTAGTGAAAAAATCGTTTTGCTCTGAGTAACTGGAGGAATTCATAAACAATCCATGGTTTTCGGATTGATTATGAATTGTGAAGTTACCGAAGGAGCAGATTTTTGAACTCGGATTAAATAGCGTGATGAAAAAAGCGGTTAGCTCCGAGTAACTGGAGGTAATCACAAACAATCCATGGGCTTCGGATTGATTGTGATTAGTGAAGTTACCGAAGGAGTTGCTTTTTGAATCCGGACTAACAAGAGTGATGAAAAAGTGTTTAGCTCCAAGCAATTGCAGTAAATGCCAGATAACAAAAACCAGACGAGACTGGCTTTAAGTCAGCCTCGTTCTTTCAAGGAAGGAGATTAAAGAATGAACTTTCCAGTTTTAAAAGGAAGTAGTTATGTTCTCGTTCATACACCAGACATGATTGAACACAACGGAACAACACAAACAACTGAAAAAATAACGAACCCTGATAGCGACTATTTAAAAACACTTTACGACAACATGAGAACGTATGACGAGGTCTTAAATTACGCACCAAATCAAACGTTTATTGGTAATATGAATTATTCTGAATTAAAAGAGATGGAACAACCTTGGGTAAATCAACCTGTTGAAGGGAAACGATTCAGTGATAAAGGTGAAATTATGCCTGAATTGGAATTTTACGGTTTAATGCAAATTTCTGATGTCTTTGAGTTGGTTCATTTGGAAGAGAGTTTTGCTGAGAAGGTTAAGACAGCTTTAAGTGAACATCAACTTTTTGAAGACGATGCAGCAAAAATTAAAGAGGGTCAAAAACGTGAGTGGCTGCAAGAACAACTGGATGAACATGAAGCAGAAGGTCTTTATTACAACCGTGAGTTAGTGGGTTGTGTGACTCGTGCTCATGAGATAGATGTTAACTTAAATGCTCATGTGATGCTTGAAAATTTAGCAGTTAAAGCCAGTGGTATTTTAGCCTTGAGACATTTACTAAATGAAAAAGGTATGGACCCAAGTGAGATTGATTACGTCATTGAATGTAGTGAAGAAGCTTGTGGTGACATGAATCAGCGTGGTGGCGGTAACTTTGCTAAGTCCATTGCTGAAATGTGTGGTTGTGTGAATGCGACAGGGAGTGATTTAAGAAGTTTCTGTGCGGCACCAACTCATGCCTTAATTTCTGCTGCCTCATTTGTCAAAGCAGAAACCTATAAAAATGTTGTCATTGTAGCTGGTGGAGCTGTGGCGAAACTTGGCATGAACGGTAAATCACATGTGGCCAAAGGTTTACCAATTTTAGAAGATGTACTAGGTGGATTTGCCGCTCTTATTAGTGAAAATGACGGCGTTCATCCAGTTCTTAGAACAGACTTTGTGGGTCGTCATACAGTGTCTAGTGGTTCAAGTCCACAAGCAGTTACTAGTGCATTAATTGCTGATCCATTATTGAAAGCTGGTTTAACAGTTAAAGATGTGGATGTGTATTCAGTTGAAATGCAAAATCCTGATATCACCAAGCCAGCTGGGGCAGGAGATGTGCCGCTTGCTAATTTGAAAATGATTGGTGCAATTGGTGTCTTGAAGAAACAAATGGAGAAAAAAGATTTGATGACCTTTGTTAATGAAAAATCAATTCCAGGTTGGGCACCAACTCAGGGGCATATTCCAAGTGGGATTCCTTATTTAGGATTTGCGATTGATGATTTAACGACTGGCGATAAAAATCGTGCCATGATTGTTGGTAAAGGGTCTCTGTTCTTAGGTCGAATGACCAATCTGTTTGACGGTGTCTCTATCATTATGGAGCGAAATACTGGTGAAGTCAGTGCAGATAATGGGTCAATCAAAGAAACAGTGAAGTCAGAAATGGCTGAAGTTTTGCGACATTTCGCTAAAAAATTATCAGAAGATTAGAGGTGAAGCAAGTGTCAAATTCAGTAAAAGAAGTAATGAGTGAAATATTAATTGAGATGGCTGAAAGTTTGGAGTCTAATCGTTATTATGATGATATTAAGATTGGTTTGACGATTGATGGTAGTGAGCACGGCTCGACTGTCATGGAAGAAGCTTTACACATCATTCAAAATCGAGCTAATTTTAAAATCGTTTTAATTGGAACTCACGTTGATTGGGTGACTGATTATGAGCATTATGTAACCGAATGTGAAGCTGACAATCATAAAAAAATGGAAGAGTTATTAAGTGAAGGAGTCATTCAAGGCTGTGTAACACTTCATTATACGTTTCCAATTGGTGTTTCAACGGTTGGGCGTGTGGTTGTACCGAGTACTGGAAAAGAAATGTACCTTGCTACAACAACTGGAACAACCAGTTCTAATCGAATTGAAGCCATGGTTAAAAATAGTATAAATGGTATCATAGCAGCGAAAACTTGTGGCATTCAACAGCCAACTGTTGGTATTTTAAATATTGATGGGGCTAATTCTGTTGAACGCGTGTTAAAAGAATTAAAAGAAAATGGCTATGACTTAACCTTTGCTAAAAGTCAGCGAGCAGATGGAACGATTACCATGAGAGGAAATGACCTCCTAATGGGAACCCCTGATGTGATGGTTTGTGATAGTTTAACTGGAAACCTGTTAATGAAGCTTTTTTCAGCCTATCAAACTGGAGGTAACTATGAAGCGGTTGGCTACGGTTATGGTCCAGGGATTGGTGATAGTGAGATTCAAAATGTTTGTATCATATCAAGAGCAAGTGGCGCCCCTGTTATTGCTAACGCTCTTCAATATGCCTATGAACTCGCTAAAGGTAACTTAAAAAAGATAAGTAAAAATGAATATGCTGAAGCTAAAAAAGCAAAACTATCAGAACTATGTAATGGCTTAAATCAAAAACAAAAAAACTCCTCACCAGAGGAAAGTGTCCCAGTTCCTGAAAAAGAAATCGTGACGAAAGAAATTTCAGGAATTGACGTTTTAGATTTAGATGATGCATTGCTTGTTTTGTGGAAAGAAAAGATATATGCAGAAAGTGGTATGGGATGTACGGGTCCAATTATTTTAGTGAATGAAAAAAATATTGATCAGGCAAAACAACTACTGGAAAAAGATTATTTGTAACTAATGAATGTATGAATGAAAATGAATGATAGCCTCTTTAGACTGGCGTCTTGAGAGGTTTTTTGGTGTGTTATCATAAAAGAATAAAACAAACTGTATACATTTCTAACGGTTCAAACGTTTATATATTAAAGGAGGTTAAATAGATGAGGAAAGGAGATAGCTTGGATCAGTTCTTACTTGATTTAGGGAATCAGTGTTATCGGTTATTGATTGCAAAAGGTGCTAGCCCTCATGAAGCGGAAGATGTTGTTCAAGAAGCTTATTATAAATTAATAAAGATAGTACCTGAACTAAAAGAATCACAAATAAAAGCTTGGTTCTTTCGAGTGGCGTTAAACCAATTTATTGATGAAAAAAGAAAGATTAAGAGACTAGTATTGGTTGAGCAAACTTTTTTTGATGATCACCCCAAAAAGATGGATGATTATCAAAGAATAGTTGATTTAGATCAAATTGAGTGTCAATTAGAATCTGTAAAACCTGAATATCAAGAAATTCTCATATTAAAATACTACTATGGATTATCCTACTTAGAAATCTCAGATATATTAGAAATTAAGCCAGATTCAGTTAAACAAAAACTAGCCAGAGCAAGAAAAAGTGCCATAAAAGAAAGGAATGATGGAGATGGAACCCAATTTTGAAAAGACGCTAAAAAAAGCTAAGTTGAAAAATACGCTACGAATTATTTTAATTACGATTGTAACCTTGCTAATCACGATACCATTATTTTATTCTTTGAGTAATAAAATTGTGGGTAAACAATCGGATAGATTAAATGATTTTTTATTTTTAAGAAATCGAATAGCTGAGCCTAATATCCAAATAGATTCACAAGTTTTATCTTATTCATCTGCTACAGGAGGGGAAATCGTTTCTAACAGATCAAAAGATATTTCAGGTTATGTAGTACCATGGGACACAATAAGAGCGACGTACTCATTATTTTCTTCAAACGTCGATCACAATGAATTGTTATCTGGGCTACATTGGACCGAAAAAAACACCTATTCGTATAATAAACAAACAAAACAAAAAGTAGCAGATTTTTATCATCCAGATGTGAATTATAGTGGTTATTTAAAAGAGATGCCGAATGATTTAAAATTAATGGATGAGAAAAAATCAGAAGTTACAGAGATGGCGATTTCCTTTGATAAACCAGTAAAATGGAAAGAGGTCAAAGCAGACATTCCCAAAGGAGTCACAGTGAAATGGCTATACATGGGATCTAATATACCTGACAAAAAGCCCATGGGACCACCAGGAATGGATAATTACGGATTTAGTCCAGACATGGAGCAGGAACAAGATTCTTTTGAAGGTTTTCTTGATGACTTAAAGCAATACGATGACCGAAAAACAGACGAAGAAATTCAAAAGATTTTAAAGAAATCAAAAGATAAATCACTTTCTGATACTGAAATTTTAGGTATTTTAGTGACCGGAGAAAATAAAGATTTAAAGAAAATGCAAAAATTTTCTCATTTACGAGCTGCCTCAGTTGGTGTCACAGTCGAGACAAACCCATACATCAAAGTTGAAAAAGAATAAACAGTTTATAGGATATATTATCTAAATATTAAAAGATAAATTAATAGAGTTATAATTTATAATGATTCTCATTTACAATACAAATTAAGTTCATATATAAAATTAGTATCTTAAATAGAACAAATAAAAGCAATTTTTATTTAAAAATGAAGAGTGGATTGATTGAATCCACTCTTTTTATAATACACAAATCAAATAAAACATGTTCGATAGAGATGTTTAATGACTTTTTTAGTATAAATGTTCACAATTTTTTAGAAGAATTCTTATTTACAAAGGTTATTTTTAGTTAAAACAAGCGATTGCTTTTGTGAAACTTATAACTTATAATAGCCGAGTTAACAAATTTAGGAGGAAGATTTTTTTATGAAAAAGATGTTACAAGGTTTATTTGTCGGTATTCTTTGTTTCTCACTAGTGGCTTGCTCGTCTGGTAGTTCAAAGGACGGTAAGTTTGAAGGTGAAGCAAAAGGCGCTAACGGTCTCATCAAAGTTGAAGTGACTGTTAAAAAGGACAAGATTGAAAACATTAAAGTCATTGAAAGTAGTGAAACTGATGGTGTTTCTGATTTGGCTTTAAAACAAATTCCTGATGCAATTATTAAAGATCAGGGGTTAGACGTGGACGCTGTGACAGGAGCTTCATCAACAAGTAAAGCAGTTGTTGATGCAGTTAAAAATGCTCTTGAAAAATCAAGTGTCGATATTGCGGCAATGTCGAAAGTGAAAGCTAACTTACCTAAAGCAAAAGAAGTTAGTAAAACAGATTATGATGTTGTAGTTATTGGTGGTGGTGGTGCTGGACTTTCAGCTGCTATTACTGCTGCAGAAAAAGGTAGCGAAGTTGTGTTACTAGAAAAATTACCAGTTCTTGGTGGAAACACAATGATTTCTGGTGGTGAAATGGCAGCTCCTAGTAACTGGTTACAAAAAGAACAAGGAATTAAAGACAGTAAAGACCAATTTTACGAAGATATTATCAAAGGTGGGGACGCTGAGAATGATCCTGAATTGGTTCGTGTTTTAGCAGATAATGCATTATCTGCAGCTGAATGGTTAAGAGATGACGTAAAAGTTGAATTTGAAGATTATTTACTATTCTTTGGTGGTCATTCAGTTAAAAGAAGTTTAGTTCCAAAAGATGCTTCAGGTGCCGAATTAGTTAAGAAATTAGAGAAAAAAGCAAAAGATAGCGGTGTGACATTGTTAACCAATGCAGACGCTAAAAAAATTACCGCAAAAGACGGTAAAGGTGACTTGAATCAAGTAGAAGCGAAAGTAAATGAAAAAGATATTACTTTCTCAGCTAAAAAGGGAATAGTTGTGGCTTCTGGTGGATTTGGTGCTAACTTAGAAATGCGTAAAAAATATAATAAAGACATGGATGAAAAAATCCTATCAACAACAAGTACAGGAAGTATGGGTGACGGAATTGTGATTGGTGAAGGCATTGGTGCTGGAACAACAGACATGGAATATATCCAAACATACCCAACGTGTGATCCTGAAACAGGTCGTTTATTATATGTAGGTGACGTTCGTATGGAAGGTTTATCAATCTTAGTTAACAAAGAAGGTAAACGTTTTGTGGAAGAACTAGAACGTCGTGATGTGATTTCAAAAGCTGTGACAAAACAATCTGATGGACATTCTTATATGTTCTGGGATCAAGCAGCTATGGATAAATCAAAAGTAGATAAAACGCATAAAAAAGAATACGAAAGCTTAATCAATCGTGGTCTTTTAGTAAAAGCTGATACAGTTGAAGAAGCAGCGAAACATTTTGAAATTGATGCCAAAGAACTACAAAAAACTGTAGATACTTACAATCGATATGCAAAAGATGGCAAAGATAAAGACTTCAACAAACGTGGTGAGTTAGTAGCCTTTGGTGAAGGTCCTTACTACATCATGAAATCAATTCCAGCCGTTCACCATACAATGGGTGGCTTAACAATTAATACAAAAGCACAGTTACTTGATGGTGATAAAAAAGTGATCCCTCATGTTTATGCAGCAGGAGAGGTAACTGGAGACGTACATGGTACTAACCGTTTAGGCTCTGATGCCATTGCTGATATTATTGTCTTTGGACGTATTGCTGGGGAAGAAGTAACAAAATAAATTATTTAGCATCCTTTACTTATTGAAAGTGAAGGGTGTTTTTATGTTAGACTGATAGTATATAAATTCACGAGGAGGAAAGAAGATGAAATTTGGGATTATTTTAGAAACGAAAGAACATGAGAAAGCGTGGAATGCCGTCCGTTTTTGTGTGACATCTTTAAAACAAGGTCACGAGGTAAAGTTATTCTTAATGGGTGAAGCAGTTGAAATTGAATCAATCAAAGATGAACAATACGATGTAGTGGATCAATTAGCTAAATTCACAGAGTTAAAAGGTGAATTATTAGCTTGTGGAACGTGCTTAATTTCACGTCATTTAGATAAGTCAACTGCTTGTCCAATTTCAACGATGATTGATTGTGTGGAGATGGTGGAGTGGGCAGATAAAGTCGTTACTTTCTAGATTAAAAAATACAAATCGTCTTTCTTGTTCTATGAAACAGACTTATATATAATGAGAGTCATCAAAAGAAAAGAGGAAACGAGTATGGCTTATCAAGTTGATTTTAAAGAAGTTTCAACAATCGGTTTAGAAAGTTCACCTGTCGCAGAAAAATTAGCAGGTTTAAGAGCGAATGAAGCAAGGTATTTTTGGAACAAATATAAACATGTCTTTGTGACAAAATCAGTATCAGATGAACCAGATACTTTAAAGTGGATTGAAACAATTTTACTTGAAAGAGACTTAACTTTTCCCTATAAAGCCCTTGAAGTATCAAGTTTTGAAGTTGAAGGCATAAAAATGGCTTATGTTTTCTATGAGAATGGCTTATCGATCAACGTCATGTATACGCTAGAAGATGGCGGTAAACGTGCTGTGGGCTTTAAGTTGTCAGATACAATGGAGATTCCTGTTGAATTTGAAGGGAAATTTAAATTTGCTCGTCAGAAATCAAAATTAGCTGGTGAAATAAGAGGTAGTTATTTCGTCATTAAAGGAAGTTATTAAAGATAGAAACAATAATTTTTAAAAAATCTCACTGATTGAGGTTGGCAAAAAATTATTGTTTTTTTAGAAAATAAAAAAATAGGGTATGTTCACCTAAAATGAAAAGAAATGATAAGGT
Coding sequences within it:
- a CDS encoding DsrE/DsrF/TusD sulfur relay family protein, whose translation is MKFGIILETKEHEKAWNAVRFCVTSLKQGHEVKLFLMGEAVEIESIKDEQYDVVDQLAKFTELKGELLACGTCLISRHLDKSTACPISTMIDCVEMVEWADKVVTF
- the grdB gene encoding glycine reductase complex selenoprotein B translates to MAKYRVVHYINQFYAGIGGEEKADIKPSTKAEIVGPGIAFKGALGEDVEIVGTVICGDSYFNENLDSALKEVMEMIASYKPDLVIAGPGFNAGRYGMACGAVTKAVMEEMNIPAVTGLYEENPGTDMYKKDAYIVQVGNSAATMRKAVPVIAKLALKLLNKEIVTPEVDGYFVRGRKNYEMADRGSKRAVNMLVSKLKGEDFVTEYPMPEFDNVEPGQPVKDMKHAKIALVTSGGIVPKGNPDHIESSSASKFGKYDISGVTDLTEATYETAHGGYDPVYANQNADRVLPVDVLRELEETGEIGEIYPYFYTTVGNGTSVANAKKYAAEIAKDLVRDGVDAVILTSTUGTCTRCGATMVKEIEKTGIPVVHICTVVPISLTVGANRIVPAIAIPHPLGNPSLDEKEEKKLRMKLVKKALSALETPVEDQTVFE
- a CDS encoding flavocytochrome c; this translates as MKKMLQGLFVGILCFSLVACSSGSSKDGKFEGEAKGANGLIKVEVTVKKDKIENIKVIESSETDGVSDLALKQIPDAIIKDQGLDVDAVTGASSTSKAVVDAVKNALEKSSVDIAAMSKVKANLPKAKEVSKTDYDVVVIGGGGAGLSAAITAAEKGSEVVLLEKLPVLGGNTMISGGEMAAPSNWLQKEQGIKDSKDQFYEDIIKGGDAENDPELVRVLADNALSAAEWLRDDVKVEFEDYLLFFGGHSVKRSLVPKDASGAELVKKLEKKAKDSGVTLLTNADAKKITAKDGKGDLNQVEAKVNEKDITFSAKKGIVVASGGFGANLEMRKKYNKDMDEKILSTTSTGSMGDGIVIGEGIGAGTTDMEYIQTYPTCDPETGRLLYVGDVRMEGLSILVNKEGKRFVEELERRDVISKAVTKQSDGHSYMFWDQAAMDKSKVDKTHKKEYESLINRGLLVKADTVEEAAKHFEIDAKELQKTVDTYNRYAKDGKDKDFNKRGELVAFGEGPYYIMKSIPAVHHTMGGLTINTKAQLLDGDKKVIPHVYAAGEVTGDVHGTNRLGSDAIADIIVFGRIAGEEVTK
- a CDS encoding NAD(P)/FAD-dependent oxidoreductase translates to MEEIYDVVIIGGGPSGLTAALYNARARLKVLVLEKTKLGGQIALTHEIANFPGSVVGPDEKEPSGPQLIKRMADQATTYGAEILVGKEVTSLDLEGKVKRVVCADGTAYDTRTVICSNGATPRPIGCSGEKELQGKGVSYCATCDGAFFEDLEVYVVGGGNSAVEEAEFITSFARKVTILQNLSHLTADEIAIEQAKKNPKIEYKFNTVIEEIRGDGLVEAMVIKNNETGELTTIEADEDDGTFGIFVFIGYIPKTDLYKGILELDPWGYIKTKEDMATSLPGVFAAGDIRPKTLRQVITAAGDGAIAAHSAQKYVEAMN
- a CDS encoding sigma factor regulator N-terminal domain-containing protein; its protein translation is MEPNFEKTLKKAKLKNTLRIILITIVTLLITIPLFYSLSNKIVGKQSDRLNDFLFLRNRIAEPNIQIDSQVLSYSSATGGEIVSNRSKDISGYVVPWDTIRATYSLFSSNVDHNELLSGLHWTEKNTYSYNKQTKQKVADFYHPDVNYSGYLKEMPNDLKLMDEKKSEVTEMAISFDKPVKWKEVKADIPKGVTVKWLYMGSNIPDKKPMGPPGMDNYGFSPDMEQEQDSFEGFLDDLKQYDDRKTDEEIQKILKKSKDKSLSDTEILGILVTGENKDLKKMQKFSHLRAASVGVTVETNPYIKVEKE
- a CDS encoding RNA polymerase sigma factor, with the protein product MRKGDSLDQFLLDLGNQCYRLLIAKGASPHEAEDVVQEAYYKLIKIVPELKESQIKAWFFRVALNQFIDEKRKIKRLVLVEQTFFDDHPKKMDDYQRIVDLDQIECQLESVKPEYQEILILKYYYGLSYLEISDILEIKPDSVKQKLARARKSAIKERNDGDGTQF
- the grdA gene encoding glycine/sarcosine/betaine reductase complex selenoprotein A is translated as MSLDNKKIVVIGDRDGIPGLAIETCLEGTSTEVIFSSTECFVUTAAGAMDLENQRRVKEAAEKYGAENVAVLIGAAEGEAAGLAAETVTNGDPTYAGPLTNEQLGLAVYHVVEPEFKAFVDEAVYEDQIGMMEMVLDVDDIIEEVSSIRKEYSKY
- the grdC gene encoding glycine/sarcosine/betaine reductase complex component C subunit beta, which produces MNFPVLKGSSYVLVHTPDMIEHNGTTQTTEKITNPDSDYLKTLYDNMRTYDEVLNYAPNQTFIGNMNYSELKEMEQPWVNQPVEGKRFSDKGEIMPELEFYGLMQISDVFELVHLEESFAEKVKTALSEHQLFEDDAAKIKEGQKREWLQEQLDEHEAEGLYYNRELVGCVTRAHEIDVNLNAHVMLENLAVKASGILALRHLLNEKGMDPSEIDYVIECSEEACGDMNQRGGGNFAKSIAEMCGCVNATGSDLRSFCAAPTHALISAASFVKAETYKNVVIVAGGAVAKLGMNGKSHVAKGLPILEDVLGGFAALISENDGVHPVLRTDFVGRHTVSSGSSPQAVTSALIADPLLKAGLTVKDVDVYSVEMQNPDITKPAGAGDVPLANLKMIGAIGVLKKQMEKKDLMTFVNEKSIPGWAPTQGHIPSGIPYLGFAIDDLTTGDKNRAMIVGKGSLFLGRMTNLFDGVSIIMERNTGEVSADNGSIKETVKSEMAEVLRHFAKKLSED
- the trxA gene encoding thioredoxin TrxA, with product MIELTVDNFEEEVLKKDKPVLVDWWGETCENCLAIMPAVEELAATYADNLYFTKFNTSQKKVRRFCIQHKIMGLPVISIYQNGEKIAEVAKDDCTKENIEAMIKKYI
- the grdA gene encoding glycine/sarcosine/betaine reductase complex selenoprotein A is translated as MSLDNKKIVVIGDRDGIPGLAIETCLEGTSTEVIFSSTECFVUTAAGAMDLENQRRVKEAAEKYGAENVAVLIGAAEGEAAGLAAETVTNGDPTYAGPLTNEQLGLAVYHVVEPEFKAFVDEAVYEDQIGMMEMVLDVDDIIEEVSSIRKEYSKY
- the grdD gene encoding glycine/sarcosine/betaine reductase complex component C subunit alpha; translation: MSNSVKEVMSEILIEMAESLESNRYYDDIKIGLTIDGSEHGSTVMEEALHIIQNRANFKIVLIGTHVDWVTDYEHYVTECEADNHKKMEELLSEGVIQGCVTLHYTFPIGVSTVGRVVVPSTGKEMYLATTTGTTSSNRIEAMVKNSINGIIAAKTCGIQQPTVGILNIDGANSVERVLKELKENGYDLTFAKSQRADGTITMRGNDLLMGTPDVMVCDSLTGNLLMKLFSAYQTGGNYEAVGYGYGPGIGDSEIQNVCIISRASGAPVIANALQYAYELAKGNLKKISKNEYAEAKKAKLSELCNGLNQKQKNSSPEESVPVPEKEIVTKEISGIDVLDLDDALLVLWKEKIYAESGMGCTGPIILVNEKNIDQAKQLLEKDYL